In Janibacter alkaliphilus, the following proteins share a genomic window:
- a CDS encoding GNAT family N-acetyltransferase: MTPRPPRPPLPRRRDRTAGEVPGPVEGSVVRPARAADIATIVTLHGIMAEAVGGPTEMVAAADWQQQAARWLQLHLADERVRVVVAEVHGVVVSCALGQVLDHLPSPDDPGEQRGLVSTVVTFPAHRRRGHSEACTRELLTWFREQTEVQVVELAAGERGVELYERLGFTAAEPLRLELRLDRLATENGPAEEG, translated from the coding sequence ATGACACCGCGCCCGCCCCGCCCGCCGCTCCCCCGGCGTCGCGACCGGACCGCCGGCGAGGTGCCGGGCCCGGTCGAGGGCTCGGTCGTCCGGCCGGCCCGGGCGGCCGACATCGCCACCATCGTCACGCTGCACGGGATCATGGCCGAGGCCGTCGGCGGCCCGACCGAGATGGTCGCCGCCGCCGACTGGCAGCAGCAGGCCGCCCGGTGGCTGCAGCTGCACCTGGCCGACGAGCGGGTCCGGGTGGTCGTCGCCGAGGTGCACGGGGTGGTCGTCTCCTGCGCGCTCGGCCAGGTGCTGGACCACCTCCCCTCGCCGGACGACCCCGGTGAGCAGCGCGGTCTGGTCAGCACCGTCGTCACCTTCCCGGCGCACCGACGGCGCGGGCACTCCGAGGCCTGCACCCGCGAGCTGCTGACGTGGTTCCGCGAGCAGACCGAGGTCCAGGTCGTCGAGCTGGCCGCGGGCGAGCGTGGGGTCGAGCTCTACGAGCGGCTCGGGTTCACCGCGGCCGAGCCGCTGCGGCTGGAGCTGCGCCTGGACCGCCTGGCGACGGAGAACGGTCCAGCCGAGGAGGGGTGA
- the rho gene encoding transcription termination factor Rho has protein sequence MTDTTTGETTAPEAEASGAPEQPRRSGALSSMRLAQLQSLASSMGITGTAKMRKSDLVAAIRAQQSGSSGTTTEAKGEKPASTGGDPAAPAPSGADEAAATGSAPEQPAPAAGADQAETPDRDQQGGDDRGGDRDQRGGNRGNRGNDRDRDQQGGGDRDQQGGNRGNDRGGNRDQQGGDRNQDRDRNQGGGDRNQDRDQQGGNRNQDRDRNQDRDRNQQGGGDRDQQDNQGGNRGNDRDDDGGGRRRRGRGRNRNRDKRRGGGQPDETEPQVSEDDVLVPVAGILDVLDNYAFVRTSGYLSGANDVYVPLGMVRRNGLRKGDAVTGQVKATREGEEQQSVGGKGNRQKYNPLVKLETVNGMTPDDAKRRAEFGKLTPLYPQERLRLETEPGVLTTRMIDLVAPIGKGQRGLIVAPAKAGKTMVMQSLANAVTTNNPECHLMVVLVDERPEEVTDMQRAVNGEVIASTFDRPADDHTTVAELAIERAKRLVEMGHDVVVLLDSITKLGRAYNLAAPASGRILSGGVDSAALYPPKKFFGAARNIENGGSLTILATALVETGSRMDEVIFEEFKGTGNMELKLDRGLANRRIFPAVDINGSGTRREEILLAPEELKIMWKLRRVLAALDTQQGVELLLDRLRKTKTNYEFLMQVQQTSSMKLPDDEQA, from the coding sequence GTGACAGACACCACCACCGGCGAGACCACGGCGCCCGAGGCCGAGGCCTCCGGCGCCCCCGAGCAGCCCCGGCGATCCGGCGCGCTCAGCTCGATGCGTCTCGCCCAGCTCCAGTCGCTGGCCTCCAGCATGGGCATCACCGGCACCGCCAAGATGCGCAAGAGCGACCTCGTCGCCGCCATCCGGGCGCAGCAGTCCGGGAGCAGCGGCACCACGACCGAGGCGAAGGGCGAGAAGCCCGCCTCGACGGGCGGGGACCCCGCCGCGCCCGCGCCGAGCGGAGCGGACGAGGCCGCGGCCACCGGGTCCGCCCCCGAGCAGCCTGCGCCCGCCGCCGGCGCCGACCAGGCCGAGACGCCGGACCGTGACCAGCAGGGCGGCGACGACCGCGGCGGCGACCGCGACCAGCGGGGCGGGAACCGCGGCAACCGCGGGAACGACCGCGACCGTGACCAGCAGGGCGGCGGCGACCGCGACCAGCAGGGCGGGAACCGCGGCAACGACCGCGGTGGGAACCGCGACCAGCAGGGCGGTGACCGCAACCAGGACCGCGATCGCAACCAGGGCGGCGGCGACCGGAACCAGGACCGCGACCAGCAGGGCGGCAACCGCAACCAGGACCGCGACCGCAACCAGGACCGCGACCGCAACCAGCAGGGTGGCGGGGACCGCGACCAGCAGGACAACCAGGGCGGCAACCGCGGCAACGACCGCGACGACGACGGCGGCGGTCGCCGCCGTCGCGGGCGCGGCCGCAACCGCAACCGCGACAAGCGGCGCGGCGGCGGGCAGCCGGACGAGACCGAGCCGCAGGTCTCCGAGGACGACGTGCTCGTCCCGGTGGCCGGCATCCTCGACGTCCTGGACAACTACGCCTTCGTCCGCACCTCCGGCTACCTCTCCGGCGCCAACGACGTCTACGTCCCGCTGGGGATGGTCCGGCGCAACGGACTGCGCAAGGGCGACGCCGTCACCGGGCAGGTCAAGGCCACCCGCGAGGGCGAGGAGCAGCAGAGCGTCGGTGGCAAGGGCAACCGGCAGAAGTACAACCCGCTGGTCAAGCTCGAGACCGTCAACGGGATGACCCCGGACGACGCGAAGCGCCGGGCCGAGTTCGGCAAGCTCACCCCGCTCTACCCGCAGGAGCGGCTGCGTCTGGAGACCGAGCCCGGGGTGCTGACCACCCGGATGATCGACCTGGTGGCGCCGATCGGAAAGGGTCAGCGCGGTCTCATCGTCGCCCCGGCCAAGGCCGGCAAGACGATGGTCATGCAGTCGCTGGCCAACGCGGTGACCACCAACAACCCCGAGTGCCACCTCATGGTCGTCCTGGTCGACGAGCGCCCGGAGGAGGTCACCGACATGCAGCGGGCGGTCAACGGTGAGGTCATCGCCTCCACCTTCGATCGTCCGGCGGACGACCACACCACCGTCGCGGAGCTGGCCATCGAGCGGGCCAAGCGCCTGGTCGAGATGGGCCACGACGTCGTCGTGCTGCTCGACTCGATCACCAAGCTCGGGCGCGCCTACAACCTGGCCGCCCCGGCCAGCGGGCGCATCCTCTCCGGCGGTGTCGACTCGGCCGCCCTCTACCCGCCGAAGAAGTTCTTCGGCGCGGCCCGGAACATCGAGAACGGCGGCTCGCTGACGATCCTCGCCACCGCGCTGGTCGAGACCGGCTCGCGGATGGACGAGGTGATCTTCGAGGAGTTCAAGGGCACCGGCAACATGGAGCTCAAGCTCGACCGTGGCCTGGCCAACCGCCGGATCTTCCCGGCGGTCGACATCAACGGCTCCGGCACCCGGCGCGAGGAGATCCTGCTCGCCCCGGAGGAGCTGAAGATCATGTGGAAGCTGCGCCGCGTGCTCGCCGCGCTGGACACCCAGCAGGGTGTCGAGCTGCTGCTGGACCGCCTGCGCAAGACGAAGACGAACTACGAGTTCCTCATGCAGGTGCAGCAGACCAGCTCGATGAAGCTGCCGGACGACGAGCAGGCCTGA
- the lysA gene encoding diaminopimelate decarboxylase: protein MRAHEAGILHADGYGAAPQWLPYPGDVMELLPMLWPQTVGRDADGVLTVGGVRATDLAAEHGTAAYVLDEADLRARARAYQEDFTAPFARLGGAHVYYAGKAFLCTAVARWIMEEGLGLDTCSAGELAVAQRVGFPPERLALHGNNKSVAEIRQALDYGVGRIVLDSLEEIERVARVAGELGVRAPVMIRVTVGVEAHTHEFIATAHEDQKFGLSLSSGAAKEAIARVVELGDVLDLRGLHSHIGSQIFDVSGFEIAARRLLTLHAEVADEHGLAMPEMDLGGGYGIAYTSEHDPMTPGDLGRQMADLVERELKPFHEAHPGAPAPRISIEPGRSIAGPSTFTLYEVGTVKPVALDHGAVRTYVSVDGGMSDNVRTALYGADYSCTLANRTSDAAPVVVRVVGRHCESGDIVVMDEYLPADVASGDLIAVPGTGAYCRSLSNQYNHTPRPPVVAVLDGRSREIVRRETVEDLLALDVDDTPRKDQDR from the coding sequence ATGCGCGCCCACGAGGCCGGGATCCTGCACGCCGACGGCTACGGCGCCGCGCCGCAGTGGCTGCCCTACCCGGGCGACGTCATGGAGCTGCTGCCGATGCTCTGGCCGCAGACCGTCGGCCGCGACGCCGACGGGGTCCTCACCGTCGGCGGCGTCCGCGCCACCGACCTGGCCGCCGAGCACGGCACCGCCGCCTACGTCCTCGACGAGGCCGACCTGCGCGCCCGCGCCCGGGCCTACCAGGAGGACTTCACCGCCCCCTTCGCCCGGCTCGGCGGTGCGCACGTCTACTACGCCGGCAAGGCCTTCCTGTGCACCGCGGTGGCCCGCTGGATCATGGAGGAGGGCCTGGGGCTGGACACCTGCAGCGCCGGTGAGCTGGCGGTGGCGCAGCGGGTCGGCTTCCCGCCGGAGCGGCTGGCGCTGCACGGCAACAACAAGTCGGTCGCCGAGATCCGCCAGGCCCTGGACTACGGGGTCGGCCGGATCGTGCTGGACTCGCTGGAGGAGATCGAGCGGGTCGCCCGGGTCGCCGGCGAGCTCGGCGTGCGGGCCCCGGTGATGATCCGGGTCACCGTCGGCGTCGAGGCGCACACCCACGAGTTCATCGCCACCGCGCACGAGGACCAGAAGTTCGGGCTGAGCCTGAGCAGCGGCGCGGCGAAGGAGGCGATCGCCCGGGTCGTCGAGCTCGGCGACGTCCTCGACCTGCGCGGTCTGCACAGCCACATCGGCAGCCAGATCTTCGACGTCTCCGGCTTCGAGATCGCCGCCCGCCGGCTGCTCACGCTGCACGCCGAGGTGGCCGACGAGCACGGCCTGGCGATGCCGGAGATGGACCTCGGCGGCGGCTACGGCATCGCCTACACCTCCGAGCACGACCCGATGACCCCGGGCGACCTCGGTCGGCAGATGGCCGACCTCGTCGAGCGCGAGCTCAAGCCCTTCCACGAGGCGCACCCGGGGGCCCCGGCGCCGCGGATCTCCATCGAGCCCGGGCGCTCGATCGCCGGGCCGAGCACCTTCACCCTCTACGAGGTGGGCACGGTCAAGCCGGTCGCCCTCGACCACGGCGCGGTGCGCACCTACGTCTCGGTGGACGGCGGGATGAGCGACAACGTGCGGACCGCCCTCTACGGCGCGGACTACAGCTGCACCCTGGCCAACCGCACCTCGGACGCCGCGCCGGTCGTCGTGCGGGTCGTCGGGCGGCACTGCGAGAGCGGCGACATCGTCGTCATGGACGAGTACCTGCCCGCCGACGTCGCCTCCGGCGACCTCATCGCCGTGCCGGGCACCGGCGCCTACTGCCGCAGCCTGAGCAACCAGTACAACCACACCCCGCGCCCGCCCGTGGTGGCCGTCCTGGACGGCCGCAGCCGGGAGATCGTGCGCCGTGAGACGGTGGAGGACCTGCTGGCCCTCGACGTCGACGACACCCCCAGGAAGGACCAGGACCGCTGA
- the thrB gene encoding homoserine kinase, producing MLTTGSSVTLRVPASSANLGPGFDCVGLALGLWDEATATVEGEPGLHVEATGEGAEAVPRDEQHLVVRSMHAMWRRLGVQPPAGLSLRTRNGVPHGRGLGSSATAIVTGTALAYGLAARSGLVAPAQGLLDLDVVNELASALEGHPDNASASVFGGATLSVTEPVDGAGGSPATTTVPLALHPDLGAVVLVPEATLSTTTARAVLPPSVALETAAASTARGAMLVHALTTDPSALMAGTTDLLHQEARRASYAPSMALLDTLRAAGHAATISGAGPSVLVLTTAGEQARAEIADLAGDRWRVLAPGVPTCGVHEVQ from the coding sequence GTGCTGACCACCGGTTCCTCGGTCACCCTGCGTGTCCCGGCCAGCAGCGCCAACCTCGGTCCTGGCTTCGACTGCGTCGGTCTCGCCCTCGGCCTGTGGGACGAGGCCACCGCCACCGTCGAGGGCGAGCCCGGCCTGCACGTCGAGGCGACCGGCGAGGGTGCCGAGGCGGTGCCGCGCGACGAGCAGCACCTGGTGGTGCGCTCGATGCACGCGATGTGGCGGCGGCTGGGCGTCCAGCCGCCGGCCGGGCTGAGCCTGCGCACCCGCAACGGGGTGCCGCACGGTCGCGGCCTGGGCTCCTCGGCCACGGCGATCGTCACCGGGACCGCGCTGGCCTACGGGCTGGCCGCCCGGTCCGGGCTGGTCGCCCCGGCGCAGGGCCTGCTGGACCTCGACGTCGTCAACGAGCTCGCCAGCGCGCTCGAGGGGCACCCCGACAACGCCTCGGCCAGCGTCTTCGGCGGGGCCACCCTCTCGGTCACCGAGCCGGTCGACGGCGCCGGCGGCTCGCCGGCCACCACCACGGTGCCGCTGGCGCTGCACCCGGACCTCGGCGCCGTGGTGCTGGTGCCCGAGGCGACGCTGAGCACGACGACGGCGCGCGCGGTGCTGCCGCCCTCGGTCGCCCTGGAGACCGCCGCGGCCAGCACGGCGCGCGGCGCCATGCTCGTGCACGCCCTCACCACCGACCCGTCCGCGCTCATGGCCGGCACCACCGACCTGCTGCACCAGGAGGCGCGGCGAGCGAGCTACGCGCCGTCGATGGCGCTGCTGGACACGCTACGGGCAGCCGGCCACGCGGCGACGATCTCCGGTGCCGGGCCGTCGGTGCTCGTGCTCACCACCGCGGGGGAGCAGGCCCGTGCCGAGATCGCTGACCTGGCCGGAGACCGGTGGCGGGTGCTGGCTCCCGGCGTGCCCACGTGCGGCGTCCACGAGGTTCAGTGA
- the prfA gene encoding peptide chain release factor 1, with protein MLESARAVVAEHAELEARLADPEVVGDPDRLREVNSRYAALTPVVTAYAAWTAATDDLTVARELAAEDPTFAEEIPALQEHVAATEDTLRRLLVPRDPDDERDVILEVKAGEGGAESALFAGDLVRMYLRHAERRGWRTEVLDATEADLGGYKDVRVVVGARGTPAPGEAPWARLKYEGGVHRVQRVPVTESQGRIHTSAAGVWVMPDVGDVAEVEIGPNDLKIDVYRSSGPGGQSVNTTDSAVRITHLPTGVVVSCQNEKSQLQNKESAMRVLRARLHQLAADEAAAEQAEARASQVRTVDRSERIRTYNFPENRISDHRTGFKAHNLDAVLDGDLDPVVDSAVEADETARLAAVADD; from the coding sequence GTGCTGGAGTCCGCACGTGCCGTCGTGGCCGAGCACGCCGAGCTCGAGGCCCGGCTGGCCGACCCCGAGGTGGTCGGTGACCCCGACCGGCTCCGCGAGGTCAACTCCCGCTACGCCGCGCTGACCCCGGTGGTCACCGCCTACGCCGCCTGGACCGCCGCCACCGACGACCTGACGGTCGCCCGCGAGCTGGCCGCCGAGGACCCCACCTTCGCCGAGGAGATCCCGGCGCTGCAGGAGCACGTTGCGGCCACCGAGGACACCCTGCGCCGGCTGCTGGTGCCGCGCGACCCCGACGACGAGCGAGACGTCATCCTCGAGGTCAAGGCGGGCGAGGGGGGCGCCGAGTCCGCGCTCTTCGCCGGCGACCTGGTCCGGATGTACCTGCGGCACGCCGAGCGCCGCGGCTGGCGCACCGAGGTGCTGGACGCCACCGAGGCCGACCTCGGCGGCTACAAGGACGTCCGGGTCGTCGTCGGCGCCCGGGGCACGCCGGCGCCGGGGGAGGCGCCGTGGGCCCGCCTGAAGTACGAAGGGGGCGTGCACCGGGTGCAGCGCGTCCCGGTCACCGAGAGCCAGGGGCGGATCCACACCTCCGCCGCCGGGGTCTGGGTGATGCCCGACGTCGGCGACGTCGCCGAGGTCGAGATCGGCCCGAACGACCTCAAGATCGACGTCTACCGCTCCAGCGGCCCGGGCGGGCAGAGCGTCAACACCACCGACTCCGCGGTGCGGATCACCCACCTGCCCACCGGGGTCGTCGTCTCCTGCCAGAACGAGAAGTCCCAGCTGCAGAACAAGGAGTCGGCGATGCGGGTGCTGCGCGCCCGGCTGCACCAGCTGGCCGCGGACGAGGCGGCGGCCGAGCAGGCCGAGGCGCGGGCCTCCCAGGTGCGGACCGTCGACCGCTCCGAGCGGATCCGCACCTACAACTTCCCGGAGAACCGGATCAGCGACCACCGCACCGGCTTCAAGGCCCACAACCTCGACGCCGTGCTCGACGGCGACCTCGACCCGGTCGTGGACTCGGCGGTCGAGGCCGACGAAACCGCGCGGCTGGCCGCCGTCGCCGATGACTGA
- the argS gene encoding arginine--tRNA ligase, producing the protein MTPEELSAAIRAALAQAVAAGELSVDVPDEVRVERPKQREHGDWTTNLALQLAKGAGRPPREVATVLAERLRATDGIAAVDVAGPGFLNLTLDAASAGELARSIVEAGPAFGRNDSAAGSTVNVEFVSANPTGPLHIGHTRWAALGDSMRRLLAASGADVTSEYYINDAGSQMDTFAASVLARAKGEPTPEGGYPGGYVDDLAATVRQQRPDLLELPEDEALAVARELAYAAQLADIRGTLEDFGVHFDVWFSEAALHEQGAVAQAVQRLREQGHVDDADGAVWLRTSDFGDDKDRVLIRADGNPTYFAADAAYYLSKKDRGFDEKIYLLGADHHGYIARLKAIAACAGDDPQHNIEIRIGQLVNLGGAKLSKRAGNIIELRDLVSWIGSDAVRYSMARYPADSPLSLDGEELRKQSNDNPVFYVQYAHARTANVARLAAEDGVRREDGFDPALLGDPTEAALLAILGDFPRVVAQAAELREPHRVARYLEDLAARFHKWYDTCRVRPLRDEEITDTHRTRLWLNDATRQVLANGLDLLGVSAPERM; encoded by the coding sequence GTGACCCCCGAAGAGCTGTCCGCGGCCATCCGCGCTGCCCTCGCCCAGGCCGTCGCGGCCGGCGAGCTGAGCGTCGACGTCCCCGACGAGGTCCGCGTCGAGCGTCCCAAGCAGCGCGAGCACGGCGACTGGACCACCAACCTCGCCCTGCAGCTGGCGAAGGGGGCGGGACGCCCGCCCCGCGAGGTCGCCACCGTGCTGGCCGAGCGGCTGCGAGCCACCGACGGCATCGCCGCGGTGGACGTGGCCGGGCCGGGCTTCCTCAACCTCACCCTGGACGCCGCCTCGGCCGGCGAGCTGGCCCGCAGCATCGTCGAGGCCGGGCCCGCCTTCGGCCGCAACGACTCCGCCGCCGGGAGCACCGTCAACGTCGAGTTCGTCTCGGCCAACCCGACCGGGCCGCTGCACATCGGGCACACCCGCTGGGCCGCGCTCGGCGACTCGATGCGCCGGCTGCTGGCGGCCAGCGGCGCCGACGTCACCTCCGAGTACTACATCAACGACGCCGGCTCGCAGATGGACACCTTCGCCGCCTCCGTGCTGGCCCGGGCGAAGGGGGAGCCCACCCCCGAGGGCGGGTACCCCGGCGGCTACGTCGACGACCTGGCGGCCACCGTCCGGCAGCAGCGCCCCGACCTGCTCGAGCTGCCCGAGGACGAGGCGCTCGCGGTCGCCCGCGAGCTCGCCTACGCGGCTCAGCTGGCCGACATCCGCGGCACCCTCGAGGACTTCGGCGTGCACTTCGACGTCTGGTTCTCCGAGGCCGCCCTGCACGAGCAGGGAGCGGTCGCCCAGGCCGTGCAGCGGCTGCGCGAGCAGGGCCACGTCGACGACGCCGACGGCGCGGTCTGGCTGCGCACCAGCGACTTCGGCGACGACAAGGACCGGGTGCTGATCCGGGCCGACGGCAACCCCACCTACTTCGCCGCCGACGCCGCCTACTACCTCAGCAAGAAGGACCGCGGCTTCGACGAGAAGATCTACCTGCTCGGCGCCGACCACCACGGCTACATCGCCCGGCTCAAGGCCATCGCCGCCTGCGCCGGCGACGACCCGCAGCACAACATCGAGATCCGGATCGGCCAGCTGGTCAACCTCGGCGGGGCCAAGCTCTCCAAGCGGGCCGGCAACATCATCGAGCTGCGCGACCTCGTCTCCTGGATCGGCTCCGACGCGGTGCGCTACAGCATGGCCCGCTACCCCGCGGACAGCCCGCTCAGCCTGGACGGCGAGGAGCTGCGCAAGCAGAGCAACGACAACCCGGTCTTCTACGTCCAGTACGCGCACGCCCGCACCGCGAACGTCGCCCGGCTGGCCGCCGAGGACGGGGTGCGTCGCGAGGACGGCTTCGACCCGGCCCTGCTGGGCGACCCCACCGAGGCGGCGCTGCTGGCGATCCTCGGCGACTTCCCCCGGGTGGTCGCCCAGGCCGCCGAGCTGCGCGAGCCGCACCGGGTGGCGCGCTACCTCGAGGACCTCGCCGCCCGGTTCCACAAGTGGTACGACACCTGCCGCGTGCGCCCGCTGCGCGACGAGGAGATCACCGACACCCACCGCACCCGGCTGTGGCTCAACGACGCCACCCGCCAGGTGCTCGCCAACGGCCTCGACCTGCTGGGCGTCTCCGCCCCCGAGCGGATGTGA
- a CDS encoding homoserine dehydrogenase translates to MSDLSPAAASDATAAPDETAAPDETAPLRVALLGAGTVGSAVARTLTHEADDLAARTGRRLELVGVAVRRAGRDRADLGVDPALFTTDAAELVTRADIVIELIGGIDPAKELILSAMAHGASVVTGNKALLAEAGPTLYAAADEHGVDLYYEAAVAGAIPIVRPIRDSLAGDRIDRVIGILNGTTNFVLDAMDSTGAGFTETVERAQALGYAEADPTADVEGFDAAAKAAILASLAFHTRVGIEHVHREGITEVSAGDIAAAKEMGCVIKLLGICERTVVDESGGEGISVRVHPAMIPLGHPLASVREAFNAVFVEAGSAGELMFYGQGAGGDPTASAVLGDVVAVARHRVAGGKGPGESAYADLPVLPMGRARTRYHVSLDVADRSGVLAKVAQVFAAHEVSIETVRQQVVTEDEDGTPTPPRAALVIVTHSAEDAALSATVDALAELDIVREVTSVLRVEGS, encoded by the coding sequence ATGAGCGACCTCTCACCGGCCGCGGCGTCGGACGCGACCGCGGCCCCGGACGAGACCGCGGCCCCGGACGAGACCGCGCCGCTGCGCGTCGCGCTGCTCGGTGCCGGCACCGTCGGCAGCGCCGTGGCCCGCACCCTCACCCACGAGGCCGACGACCTGGCCGCCCGCACCGGGCGCCGGCTCGAGCTCGTCGGGGTGGCCGTGCGCCGGGCCGGCCGGGACCGCGCCGACCTCGGCGTCGACCCCGCGCTGTTCACCACCGACGCGGCCGAGCTGGTCACCCGCGCAGACATCGTCATCGAGCTCATCGGCGGGATCGACCCGGCCAAGGAGCTCATCCTCTCGGCGATGGCCCACGGCGCCAGCGTGGTCACCGGCAACAAGGCGCTGCTCGCCGAGGCCGGACCGACCCTCTACGCGGCGGCCGACGAGCACGGCGTCGACCTCTACTACGAGGCCGCGGTGGCTGGCGCCATCCCGATCGTCCGCCCGATCCGCGACTCCCTCGCCGGCGACCGGATCGACCGGGTCATCGGCATCCTCAACGGCACCACGAACTTCGTGCTGGATGCGATGGACAGCACCGGCGCCGGCTTCACCGAGACGGTGGAGCGGGCGCAGGCGCTGGGCTATGCCGAGGCCGACCCCACGGCCGACGTCGAGGGCTTCGACGCCGCGGCGAAGGCGGCCATCCTCGCCTCGCTGGCCTTCCACACCCGGGTCGGCATCGAGCACGTGCACCGGGAGGGGATCACCGAGGTCAGCGCCGGCGACATCGCGGCCGCCAAGGAGATGGGCTGCGTCATCAAGCTGCTCGGGATCTGCGAGCGCACGGTCGTCGACGAGTCTGGGGGAGAGGGGATCTCGGTCCGCGTCCACCCGGCGATGATCCCGCTCGGGCACCCGCTGGCGTCGGTGCGCGAGGCCTTCAACGCCGTCTTCGTCGAGGCCGGGTCCGCCGGCGAGCTGATGTTCTACGGCCAGGGCGCCGGCGGCGACCCCACCGCCAGCGCGGTCCTCGGGGACGTCGTCGCGGTGGCCCGTCACCGGGTGGCCGGCGGCAAGGGACCGGGGGAGAGCGCCTACGCCGACCTGCCGGTGCTGCCGATGGGCCGCGCCCGCACCCGCTACCACGTCAGCCTCGACGTGGCCGACCGCTCGGGCGTGCTCGCCAAGGTGGCGCAGGTCTTCGCCGCGCACGAGGTGAGCATCGAGACCGTCCGCCAGCAGGTGGTCACCGAGGACGAGGACGGCACCCCGACCCCGCCGCGGGCCGCCCTGGTGATCGTCACCCACAGCGCCGAGGACGCGGCGCTCTCGGCCACCGTGGACGCGCTGGCCGAGCTGGACATCGTCCGCGAGGTCACCTCGGTGCTTCGCGTGGAAGGAAGCTGA
- the rpmE gene encoding 50S ribosomal protein L31 has protein sequence MKKDIHPAYGETTVTCTCGNTFTTRSTAASGSIHAEICSNCHPFYTGKQKIMDTGGRVARFQKRYAKTSAK, from the coding sequence GTGAAGAAGGACATCCACCCCGCCTACGGCGAGACCACCGTCACCTGCACCTGCGGGAACACCTTCACCACCCGCAGCACCGCCGCCAGCGGCTCGATCCACGCCGAGATCTGCAGCAACTGCCACCCGTTCTACACCGGCAAGCAGAAGATCATGGACACCGGCGGCCGGGTCGCCCGCTTCCAGAAGCGGTACGCCAAGACCTCGGCCAAGTAA
- a CDS encoding methionine/alanine import family NSS transporter small subunit has product MSTAAIIMLIVAVVCVWGGLAAAVVNLRRSDAAGDEGPGRAPTGGRGAKGGRHAAG; this is encoded by the coding sequence ATGAGCACCGCCGCCATCATCATGCTGATCGTCGCCGTCGTCTGCGTGTGGGGTGGCCTGGCCGCCGCCGTGGTCAACCTGCGCCGCAGCGACGCGGCCGGGGACGAGGGCCCCGGTCGGGCGCCGACGGGCGGCCGAGGGGCGAAGGGCGGTCGCCACGCCGCCGGGTGA
- the thrC gene encoding threonine synthase, protein MAHQWRGVVPEYAERLPMLAGAPVVTLREGGTPLIPAARLSEIVGARVHVKYEGLNPTGSFKDRGMTTAMSVAAANGARAVICASTGNTSASAAAYATKAGMTCAVLVPEGKIAMGKLSQAVAHGATLLQVDGNFDHCLDVARKMAEAYPVELVNSVNPARIEGQKTAAFEVVDAIGDAPDIHCLPVGNAGNITAYWKGYGEYATETPGVGGTLPAVATQRPQMWGFQAAGSAPIVLGHPVDEPDTIATAIRIGKPASWEQAEAARDESGGRIESVTDEEILAAHRLLSAEEGIFVEPASASSVAGLLKAHAAGEVPSGALVVCTVTGHGLKDPQWALRQADGSEVEPVRVPAEAFAVAQALGLEG, encoded by the coding sequence ATGGCCCACCAGTGGCGCGGGGTCGTCCCCGAGTACGCCGAGCGCCTGCCGATGCTCGCCGGGGCGCCCGTGGTGACCCTGCGCGAAGGGGGCACCCCGCTCATCCCCGCGGCTCGCCTCTCCGAGATCGTCGGCGCCCGGGTGCACGTGAAGTACGAGGGGCTCAACCCGACCGGCTCCTTCAAGGACCGTGGGATGACCACGGCGATGTCGGTGGCCGCGGCCAACGGCGCCCGCGCGGTCATCTGCGCCTCCACCGGCAACACCAGCGCCTCGGCCGCCGCCTACGCGACCAAGGCCGGGATGACCTGCGCGGTGCTCGTGCCCGAGGGCAAGATCGCCATGGGCAAGCTGAGCCAGGCGGTCGCCCACGGCGCCACCCTGCTGCAGGTCGACGGCAACTTCGACCACTGCCTCGACGTCGCCCGCAAGATGGCCGAGGCCTACCCCGTCGAGCTGGTCAACTCGGTCAACCCGGCCCGGATCGAAGGGCAGAAGACCGCAGCCTTCGAGGTCGTCGACGCGATCGGCGACGCCCCCGACATCCACTGCCTGCCGGTCGGCAACGCCGGCAACATCACCGCCTACTGGAAGGGGTACGGCGAGTACGCCACCGAGACCCCGGGCGTGGGCGGGACGCTGCCGGCGGTGGCCACCCAGCGACCGCAGATGTGGGGCTTCCAGGCGGCCGGCTCGGCGCCGATCGTGCTCGGCCACCCGGTCGACGAGCCGGACACCATCGCCACCGCCATCCGGATCGGCAAGCCCGCCTCGTGGGAGCAGGCCGAGGCGGCGCGCGACGAGTCCGGGGGGCGCATCGAGTCGGTGACCGACGAGGAGATCCTCGCGGCGCACCGCCTGCTGTCCGCCGAGGAGGGCATCTTCGTCGAGCCCGCGTCGGCCTCCTCGGTCGCCGGTCTGCTCAAGGCGCACGCCGCCGGCGAGGTGCCCTCCGGGGCGCTGGTCGTGTGCACCGTCACCGGCCACGGCCTCAAGGACCCGCAGTGGGCGCTGCGGCAGGCCGACGGCAGCGAGGTCGAGCCGGTGCGGGTGCCGGCCGAGGCCTTCGCCGTCGCCCAGGCCCTCGGGCTCGAGGGCTGA